One window from the genome of Synechococcales cyanobacterium T60_A2020_003 encodes:
- a CDS encoding DNA polymerase III subunit delta' (catalyzes the DNA-template-directed extension of the 3'-end of a DNA strand; the delta' subunit seems to interact with the gamma subunit to transfer the beta subunit on the DNA): MVSLVFESLIGQPQAVDLLQAAVQQNRVAPAYLFVGPSGVGRGLAAQGFTELLLSKPGDSSDRNTTRIRDRNHPDLLWVEPTYLHQGKRLTAAEAIEAGVQKRTPPQVRVEQIREITRFLSRPPLEAGRSLVVIEQAETMAESAANSLLKTLEEPGQATIILIAPSIDSLLPTLVSRCQRIPFYRLSDQAMSQVLMRADHEEILNTPEIIALAQGSPGMAIAHWQQLQEIPADLLSSVSQPPASTRHALELARTIQQSLSPEAQLWLTDYLQQSYWRQGHTQPLRLLEEARRHLLHYVQPRLVWEVTLMGMV, from the coding sequence GTGGTATCCCTCGTTTTCGAATCCTTAATCGGTCAGCCCCAGGCGGTGGACTTGCTCCAAGCAGCGGTGCAGCAGAATCGCGTTGCCCCTGCCTATCTCTTCGTGGGGCCATCGGGCGTGGGTCGGGGTCTCGCGGCTCAGGGATTTACGGAATTGCTGTTGTCGAAACCGGGGGATTCCAGTGATCGCAACACGACCCGCATTCGCGATCGCAACCATCCCGATTTACTGTGGGTGGAGCCAACCTATCTGCATCAAGGCAAACGGTTGACTGCTGCCGAGGCGATCGAAGCCGGAGTCCAAAAGCGGACGCCTCCCCAGGTGCGGGTTGAACAAATTCGCGAGATTACCCGGTTTCTGAGTCGGCCTCCCTTAGAGGCAGGGCGATCGCTCGTGGTGATCGAACAGGCAGAAACCATGGCGGAATCTGCCGCGAATAGTTTGCTGAAAACCCTGGAAGAACCCGGACAGGCAACGATTATTCTGATCGCTCCTAGTATCGATTCTCTGTTACCCACCCTGGTGTCCCGTTGTCAGCGCATTCCGTTTTATCGGCTCTCGGATCAGGCCATGTCTCAGGTCTTGATGCGTGCCGATCATGAGGAGATTCTAAATACGCCAGAGATCATTGCGTTGGCTCAGGGTAGTCCGGGAATGGCGATCGCCCACTGGCAGCAGCTTCAGGAGATTCCCGCCGATCTGCTCAGCAGTGTGTCTCAACCACCCGCCTCCACCCGCCACGCCCTCGAACTGGCTCGCACCATTCAGCAATCCCTGTCTCCTGAAGCCCAGCTTTGGCTGACCGATTACCTACAGCAGTCCTACTGGCGTCAGGGGCACACCCAACCCCTCCGGCTCCTAGAAGAGGCGCGGCGACATCTACTGCACTACGTTCAGCCCCGTCTGGTCTGGGAAGTGACCTTGATGGGGATGGTGTAG
- a CDS encoding dTMP kinase: protein MIPSRVDSLLNTPERRRTPGTFIVLEGGEGSGKTTQIKRLDCWLAAHPWFQILQAHYPHAEILTTREPGGTPIGQAIRKVLLDQNSDEVMQDRAELLLYAADRAQHVESYLRPALIQGSIVLCDRYTDSTVAYQGYGRGLDLGLIEQLNAIATGGLQSDLTLWLDVDVEIGLQRTKQRGSLDRLEQASLDFHQRVRAGFQVLAHQYPKRIVRIDASLEPDQVAQQVQTVVMEHLQQWYPSFSNP, encoded by the coding sequence ATGATTCCTTCCCGTGTAGATAGTCTCTTGAACACTCCCGAAAGACGACGTACACCTGGCACGTTTATTGTTCTGGAAGGAGGCGAAGGCTCCGGAAAAACGACTCAAATCAAGCGCTTGGACTGCTGGTTAGCCGCTCACCCCTGGTTTCAGATACTCCAAGCACACTATCCACACGCCGAGATTTTGACCACTCGTGAACCGGGAGGAACCCCCATTGGTCAAGCCATTCGCAAGGTCTTACTCGACCAAAATTCGGATGAGGTGATGCAGGATAGGGCTGAACTGTTGCTGTATGCGGCTGACCGTGCCCAGCATGTCGAGTCCTACCTTAGACCTGCGTTAATTCAGGGATCTATAGTATTGTGCGATCGCTACACTGACTCAACCGTGGCGTACCAGGGCTATGGGCGAGGGTTGGATCTGGGTTTAATTGAGCAACTGAATGCGATCGCCACTGGAGGACTTCAAAGTGATTTAACCCTGTGGCTGGATGTTGATGTTGAAATTGGCTTACAGCGCACGAAGCAACGAGGAAGTCTTGATCGTCTGGAACAAGCCAGTCTCGATTTTCATCAGCGGGTGCGGGCTGGGTTTCAAGTCTTAGCGCATCAGTATCCCAAACGTATTGTCCGCATTGACGCTAGCTTAGAGCCAGATCAGGTAGCTCAGCAGGTGCAAACCGTCGTTATGGAACATCTTCAGCAGTGGTATCCCTCGTTTTCGAATCCTTAA
- a CDS encoding aspartate aminotransferase family protein, whose translation MSPETLVQPSAPGTNFSAISPEEFDTYVMTTYARFPITLERGEGSRVWDTEGREYLDFVAGIATCTLGHAHPAMIAAVNENIRALHHVSNLYYIPAQGELAKWLVEHSCADRVFFCNSGAEANEGAIKLARKYAHTVRGIENPVIITANASFHGRTLATITATGQPKYQKNFNPLVPGFHYVPYNDIAALEAAIAELDADQPQVAAIMLEALQGEGGVRPGDRAYFQRIREICDEKDILLICDEVQVGMGRTGHYWGYENLGIEPDIFTSAKGLGGGIPIGAMLCKAKCDVFQPGDHASTFGGNPFACGVALAVCKTLESENILDNVNARGEQLRAGLIALAHKYPNLVEEVRGWGLINGLELKADIELTAPAMVKAAIAEGVLLVPAGPKVLRFVPPLIITAGEIDQALAAVDHALASLG comes from the coding sequence GTGAGTCCAGAAACACTCGTTCAACCTTCTGCACCTGGTACAAACTTCTCCGCCATCAGCCCCGAAGAGTTTGATACCTATGTAATGACGACCTACGCCCGCTTTCCCATCACCTTAGAGCGAGGCGAAGGCAGCCGCGTTTGGGACACCGAAGGCCGCGAGTATCTGGACTTTGTTGCCGGGATCGCCACCTGTACCCTCGGTCATGCCCATCCCGCCATGATTGCAGCGGTGAATGAGAATATTCGGGCATTGCACCACGTCTCCAACCTCTACTACATTCCGGCTCAGGGTGAATTGGCGAAGTGGCTAGTGGAGCATTCCTGTGCCGATCGCGTCTTCTTCTGTAACTCCGGTGCGGAAGCCAACGAAGGAGCGATTAAGCTAGCCCGGAAGTACGCCCATACGGTGCGCGGCATTGAAAATCCGGTCATCATTACGGCAAACGCCAGCTTCCACGGTCGGACTCTGGCAACCATCACCGCTACCGGACAGCCCAAGTATCAAAAGAATTTTAATCCCCTGGTTCCAGGGTTCCACTACGTTCCCTATAACGATATTGCTGCCCTAGAAGCGGCGATCGCTGAACTCGATGCCGATCAACCCCAAGTTGCCGCGATTATGCTGGAAGCGCTCCAGGGTGAGGGTGGTGTTCGTCCGGGCGATCGCGCCTACTTCCAGCGGATTCGGGAAATCTGTGATGAGAAAGATATTCTGCTGATCTGCGATGAAGTGCAGGTGGGCATGGGGCGTACGGGTCACTACTGGGGCTACGAGAACCTGGGGATTGAGCCGGACATCTTTACTTCAGCCAAGGGGCTAGGCGGCGGCATTCCCATTGGCGCAATGCTGTGCAAAGCCAAGTGCGATGTCTTCCAGCCTGGGGATCATGCCAGCACCTTTGGCGGCAATCCCTTTGCCTGCGGGGTAGCGCTTGCGGTGTGCAAAACTCTGGAATCCGAGAACATCCTCGACAACGTGAACGCACGGGGTGAACAACTCCGGGCTGGGCTAATCGCTCTGGCGCACAAGTATCCCAACTTGGTGGAAGAAGTGCGCGGCTGGGGTTTGATTAACGGTCTGGAACTGAAGGCCGATATTGAGCTAACGGCTCCAGCTATGGTGAAAGCGGCGATCGCTGAAGGGGTGCTTCTCGTTCCCGCTGGTCCGAAGGTTCTCCGTTTCGTGCCGCCGCTGATTATCACCGCTGGGGAGATTGATCAGGCATTGGCAGCAGTGGATCACGCATTGGCATCTTTAGGCTAA
- a CDS encoding AbrB family transcriptional regulator — protein MISTTVNDTGQITLPDEIRQHLKLVSGRRVEFVIDDEGQVKIFPLNVNGETLSGILQRPGIQRASLEDMEAAISEGAHDFGRC, from the coding sequence ATGATTAGCACAACCGTCAACGATACCGGACAAATTACTCTCCCCGATGAAATTCGCCAGCATCTCAAACTCGTGAGCGGTCGCCGAGTTGAGTTTGTAATTGATGACGAAGGGCAAGTCAAAATTTTCCCTCTCAACGTCAATGGAGAAACCCTGTCTGGTATCCTCCAGCGGCCCGGCATTCAACGAGCCTCCCTAGAAGATATGGAAGCAGCCATCTCTGAGGGTGCGCATGATTTCGGGCGTTGCTGA
- a CDS encoding S-methyl-5'-thioadenosine phosphorylase yields MADVKIGIIGGSGLYKMEALTDIEEIQIETPFGSPSDALILGTLDGTRVAFLARHGRGHHLLPSELPFRANIYAMKSLGVEYLISASAVGSLQDAAKPLDMVIPDQFIDRTKGRVSTFFGDGIVAHIAFGDPICKNLAGVLGEAIASLDLPDVTLHHGGTYLCMEGPAFSTKAESNLYRSWGATVIGMTNLPEAKLAREAEIAYATLALVTDYDCWHPDHDSVTVEMVIGNLMKNATNAQRVIRETVRRLSENFPPSDAHSALKYAILTPKDHISPDVQERLGLLLKKYV; encoded by the coding sequence ATGGCTGACGTCAAGATTGGGATCATTGGGGGCAGCGGACTCTACAAGATGGAGGCGCTCACGGATATTGAGGAAATCCAGATTGAAACGCCCTTTGGTTCACCGTCAGATGCGCTGATCCTAGGCACCCTGGACGGCACCCGCGTTGCATTCCTGGCACGGCACGGTCGCGGCCATCACCTCTTACCGTCTGAACTTCCCTTCCGCGCCAATATCTACGCCATGAAAAGTTTAGGGGTGGAGTACCTGATCTCCGCCTCCGCCGTAGGATCGCTCCAGGACGCCGCAAAGCCTCTGGATATGGTGATCCCCGATCAGTTTATTGATCGCACTAAAGGTCGAGTCTCCACCTTTTTTGGGGATGGAATCGTGGCTCATATTGCCTTTGGTGATCCCATTTGTAAAAATCTGGCGGGCGTCTTGGGAGAGGCGATCGCCAGCCTCGATCTCCCCGATGTCACGCTCCATCACGGCGGCACCTACCTCTGCATGGAAGGGCCAGCCTTTTCTACCAAAGCGGAATCGAACCTCTACAGAAGCTGGGGCGCAACGGTGATCGGCATGACTAATCTTCCAGAAGCAAAGCTGGCACGAGAGGCCGAAATTGCCTATGCAACCCTGGCTCTCGTCACCGACTACGACTGCTGGCATCCCGATCACGACAGCGTCACCGTTGAAATGGTGATCGGCAATCTGATGAAGAATGCCACCAATGCCCAACGCGTGATCCGCGAAACCGTCCGGCGTTTGAGCGAGAATTTTCCTCCGTCCGATGCTCACAGCGCTCTAAAGTACGCAATCTTAACGCCAAAAGACCATATCTCTCCAGACGTTCAGGAGCGGTTAGGGCTGTTACTGAAAAAATATGTGTAG
- a CDS encoding valine--pyruvate transaminase produces MNPALGQFGDRMSQLTGVRAIMKDIIETLRSGGDRHFINLSAGNPVILPEVEQLWRDCTADLLNSSEYGEVVCRYGMSQGYQPLIEAIVSDFNQRYGLELSDRNVLITPGSQALYFLAANAYGGYAAEGGHMKDIVLPLSPDFTGYGGVPLIQQALKAYQPAIETNPTTHRFKYRPDFSQLEVNENTGMMLFSRPCNPTGNVLTDEEVRKIAALAAPYDVPVFVDSAYAPPFPALNFAEMTPIFGDNIVHGMSLSKAGLPGERIGIAIADANIIETLECFQTNLCIHSSRYGQAIAARAIRSGALPTLAKQVIRPYYQNKFAILESALDAAMPGDLPWFLHQGEGAIFAWVWLKDLPGRDRDLYEHLKQVGVIVVPGNAFFPGLRDPWDHTHQCVRISLTASDEELETAMKRFAEVVTQIYATAPSLV; encoded by the coding sequence CTGAATCCCGCCCTCGGACAATTTGGCGATCGCATGTCTCAACTGACCGGGGTGCGGGCGATTATGAAGGACATTATCGAAACGCTGAGGTCGGGCGGCGATCGCCACTTCATTAACCTCAGTGCCGGAAATCCGGTGATTTTACCAGAGGTGGAGCAACTGTGGCGGGATTGTACAGCAGACCTGCTCAACAGTTCTGAATACGGGGAAGTAGTCTGTCGCTACGGCATGAGCCAGGGGTATCAGCCGCTGATCGAAGCAATCGTTTCAGACTTTAACCAGCGGTATGGGCTGGAGTTGAGCGATCGCAACGTGCTGATTACCCCCGGTAGCCAAGCTCTTTACTTCCTCGCCGCCAATGCCTATGGGGGCTATGCTGCCGAGGGTGGGCACATGAAGGATATCGTTTTGCCCCTCAGTCCCGACTTTACAGGGTACGGGGGTGTTCCCCTGATCCAGCAAGCCCTAAAAGCCTATCAGCCTGCGATCGAGACGAATCCGACCACCCATCGCTTCAAGTACCGTCCCGATTTCAGCCAGTTGGAGGTCAACGAAAACACGGGCATGATGCTGTTTTCCCGTCCCTGCAACCCGACGGGGAACGTGCTGACCGATGAGGAAGTTCGCAAAATTGCGGCGTTGGCGGCTCCTTATGATGTGCCTGTGTTTGTCGATTCCGCCTATGCGCCACCGTTCCCAGCGTTGAACTTTGCCGAAATGACACCGATTTTCGGCGATAACATCGTTCACGGCATGAGCCTCTCCAAAGCGGGATTACCGGGTGAGCGGATTGGAATTGCGATCGCCGATGCCAATATTATTGAAACCCTAGAGTGCTTTCAGACCAACCTCTGCATTCATTCTTCTAGATACGGACAGGCGATCGCCGCCCGTGCGATCCGGTCGGGAGCCTTGCCAACCCTAGCGAAACAAGTGATTCGTCCTTACTATCAGAATAAGTTTGCGATTCTAGAATCGGCGCTGGATGCGGCCATGCCTGGGGATCTGCCCTGGTTCCTCCACCAAGGGGAAGGCGCAATCTTTGCCTGGGTGTGGTTGAAGGATCTGCCTGGGCGCGATCGCGACCTCTATGAGCACCTAAAGCAGGTCGGCGTGATCGTGGTTCCCGGCAACGCCTTCTTCCCCGGACTCCGCGATCCCTGGGATCACACCCATCAATGTGTGCGGATTAGCTTAACGGCATCGGATGAAGAACTGGAAACGGCGATGAAGCGCTTTGCCGAGGTTGTAACTCAGATTTATGCCACTGCACCTAGCCTAGTTTAG